A genomic window from Fibrobacterota bacterium includes:
- the fliG gene encoding flagellar motor switch protein FliG, whose product MAQKQFYKEADRSGAKKSATGAAANAFDVPGPKKAAIVMVALGREASAELLKGLSEAEVEALTKEIARLDGVTSEMREAVLQEFHTMGLAQQYVSQGGLDYARELLETTYGPARAQEILAKITKAIRTTGFHMLSDIDANQLVNFIQKEHPQTIALILAHMDKAMAARLLGALPQDLQFDVSQRIATMESITPDVLEQIEQVLASEMKDLVGGDASEVGGVKSLAELLNMADRSTEKNVMGHLERENPELATEIKNLMFVFDDIVMLDDRSMQRVLKEVDSKVLALALKSAGNETRDKFLRNMSKRAAEMISEEIQFMGPVKLRDVEEAQQKIVDSVRRLEDAGEVVISGRGGGDEIVV is encoded by the coding sequence ATGGCCCAGAAACAGTTCTACAAGGAAGCCGATCGATCCGGCGCGAAAAAATCCGCCACAGGAGCCGCGGCCAACGCCTTCGACGTTCCTGGCCCGAAGAAAGCCGCCATCGTGATGGTGGCCTTGGGGCGCGAGGCTTCGGCCGAGCTTCTCAAGGGGCTTTCCGAAGCGGAAGTGGAAGCCTTGACCAAGGAAATCGCCCGTCTGGACGGCGTCACTTCGGAGATGCGCGAGGCGGTGCTCCAGGAGTTCCACACGATGGGGCTCGCGCAGCAGTACGTGTCGCAGGGCGGCCTGGACTACGCGCGGGAACTCTTGGAAACGACCTACGGACCCGCGCGGGCGCAGGAAATCCTGGCCAAGATCACCAAGGCGATCCGGACCACCGGATTCCACATGCTGTCGGATATCGACGCGAACCAATTGGTGAACTTCATCCAGAAGGAACACCCCCAGACCATCGCGTTGATTTTGGCCCACATGGACAAGGCGATGGCGGCCAGATTGTTGGGCGCCCTGCCGCAGGACCTCCAGTTCGACGTTTCCCAGCGCATCGCCACCATGGAATCCATCACGCCCGACGTGCTGGAACAGATCGAACAGGTGCTGGCCTCCGAAATGAAGGACCTGGTGGGCGGAGACGCCTCGGAAGTGGGCGGCGTGAAGAGCCTGGCGGAACTGTTGAACATGGCCGACCGCTCCACCGAAAAGAACGTGATGGGCCACCTGGAACGCGAGAACCCGGAGCTGGCCACCGAGATCAAGAACCTCATGTTCGTCTTCGACGACATCGTGATGCTCGACGACCGCTCCATGCAGCGCGTGCTCAAGGAAGTGGATTCCAAGGTGCTGGCGCTGGCGCTCAAGAGCGCGGGCAACGAAACCCGCGACAAGTTCCTGCGCAACATGTCCAAGCGCGCGGCGGAGATGATCTCGGAGGAAATCCAGTTCATGGGCCCCGTGAAACTGCGGGACGTGGAAGAAGCGCAACAAAAGATCGTCGACAGCGTGCGCCGATTGGAGGACGCCGGCGAAGTGGTGATCTCCGGTCGCGGCGGTGGCGACGAGATCGTGGTCTAG
- a CDS encoding FliI/YscN family ATPase, translated as MATFPPDRTELWKRVVADCDPVEVRGRITRVVGLLVESSGPAAAVGELCALAAGDALFGYAEVVGFREGTTLLMPLGGMDGIRPGLEVVATGRPLQVPVGQDLVGRILDGLGNPLDEKGPVPGVRRPVTGLAPHPLSRTRIHQPMGTGVRALDGFLTLARGQRLGIFAGSGVGKSVLLGMLARRCESDVNVICLIGERGREVREFLERDLGEEGMSRSVVVCATSDQPAVVRVKAAFTATTIAEWFRAQGKDVLLMMDSSTRLAMAQREIGLAVGEPPATKGYTPSVFALLPKVFERAGTSDKGSITGLYTVLADGDDMEEPVADAIRSILDGHVVLSRDLANKNHFPAIDVLKSISRCMADVADDDHRKGARELLALMALYRENEDLVTLGAYQKGSDPRLDLAIKLRDKWQTFLRQDREETTPFATARSEIVKLALSARAPVRK; from the coding sequence GTGGCAACCTTCCCTCCTGACCGGACCGAACTTTGGAAACGCGTGGTGGCCGACTGCGACCCGGTGGAGGTGCGCGGCCGCATCACGCGTGTGGTGGGGCTTCTGGTGGAATCGTCGGGACCTGCGGCCGCCGTTGGCGAACTGTGCGCCCTGGCGGCCGGCGACGCCCTGTTCGGATATGCGGAAGTGGTGGGGTTCCGCGAAGGGACCACCCTGCTGATGCCCCTGGGGGGAATGGACGGAATCCGTCCCGGCCTGGAGGTGGTCGCCACCGGGAGGCCTTTGCAGGTACCCGTGGGACAGGATCTGGTGGGCAGGATCCTGGATGGACTGGGCAATCCCCTGGACGAGAAGGGGCCTGTTCCCGGTGTGCGCCGACCGGTGACCGGACTGGCTCCGCACCCGCTTTCGCGCACGCGCATCCACCAGCCCATGGGCACCGGTGTGAGGGCGCTGGATGGATTCCTCACGCTGGCCCGAGGCCAACGTCTGGGCATCTTCGCGGGATCCGGGGTGGGCAAATCCGTGCTGCTGGGGATGCTGGCCCGGCGCTGCGAATCGGATGTCAACGTGATCTGCCTGATCGGCGAGCGCGGCCGCGAAGTGCGCGAATTCCTGGAACGCGACCTGGGCGAAGAAGGAATGTCAAGATCCGTCGTGGTGTGCGCCACCTCCGACCAACCCGCCGTGGTGCGCGTCAAGGCGGCCTTCACCGCCACCACCATCGCCGAGTGGTTTCGCGCCCAGGGCAAGGACGTGCTGTTGATGATGGACAGCTCCACGCGATTGGCCATGGCCCAACGCGAGATCGGACTGGCCGTGGGCGAGCCGCCCGCCACCAAAGGGTACACGCCTTCGGTGTTCGCGCTTCTGCCCAAGGTGTTCGAGCGGGCGGGCACATCCGACAAGGGCTCCATCACGGGCCTCTACACCGTGCTCGCCGACGGCGACGACATGGAAGAACCCGTGGCCGACGCGATCCGCTCCATCCTGGACGGCCACGTGGTGCTCTCGCGCGATCTGGCCAACAAGAACCACTTCCCCGCCATCGACGTATTGAAATCGATCAGTCGTTGCATGGCCGACGTCGCCGACGACGACCACCGCAAGGGTGCCCGCGAGCTGCTGGCCCTGATGGCTCTCTACCGGGAAAACGAAGACCTGGTGACGTTGGGCGCCTACCAGAAGGGATCCGATCCCCGGCTGGACCTGGCCATCAAGCTGCGCGACAAGTGGCAGACATTCCTTCGCCAGGACCGCGAAGAAACCACGCCCTTCGCCACAGCCAGGTCGGAAATTGTCAAACTAGCCCTGTCTGCCCGCGCACCGGTGCGCAAGTGA
- the fliJ gene encoding flagellar export protein FliJ translates to MKFKFQLEAALRLAERAEEAAKTILGKCVSEQERLRQAIHDLRTELREETALQQSARLGEIWAQGQTLFFDWVRGQAVRIAAVEEAFVQAQARVAEARAVLVEKRRAVEVLNRLRERRYAQWRLEVSRKELAEGSDIAARRWMRDHATS, encoded by the coding sequence TTGAAGTTCAAGTTCCAGCTCGAAGCGGCTCTGCGCCTGGCCGAACGAGCCGAGGAAGCCGCCAAGACCATTCTGGGAAAGTGTGTCTCCGAACAGGAAAGGCTCCGCCAAGCGATCCATGATCTGCGGACGGAACTGCGCGAGGAAACCGCACTCCAACAGTCCGCACGCCTAGGTGAGATCTGGGCCCAAGGCCAGACCTTGTTCTTCGATTGGGTGCGCGGCCAGGCCGTGCGGATCGCGGCCGTGGAGGAAGCCTTTGTCCAGGCCCAAGCCAGGGTGGCCGAAGCCCGGGCCGTGCTGGTGGAAAAGCGCAGGGCGGTGGAGGTGTTGAATCGCCTCAGGGAGCGCCGCTACGCCCAGTGGCGTCTGGAAGTCTCCCGCAAGGAACTGGCGGAAGGCTCCGACATCGCCGCCAGGCGTTGGATGCGCGACCACGCGACTTCCTAG
- a CDS encoding metallophosphoesterase yields the protein MLHNFIARLRSKFDLPLFAPRRICLLAIGLALAPLSAEPWKFAVLGDTQWPDTARIPVKNASGTVLKGADGKDSTVIVNADSLSGYMNPNMVPAYFLHQIHGRLADHGVRFVLAAGDLTDWPALRSMRTRATWTQELYDAGIGFFPVRGNHDEGPVAAAEFLRVFPQTKNGIMRNTPADAFVWTDSQNIHPRLANREKFTMGESFTSPACAPGRSYAFRDNGITFALIDNFMGVKAEPCAVSSQLPWLDSVLSARPQGSNAFVITHKPVIGACHVDNFFGDSPTSDSATTAKFFEILHRNRVEVFFAGHDHQMQQAMVEEPGPRALRIQQRILPGASYKFYPPLKVDEEQNVPRFGKKREILLAQDLGTVGYTVVEVDGPRIEYSDWGAPSGIQFGDLLVAPNLEGLWTLRRRWGASSRGRQTLLAQGDSLKTLSDSSAGTKVRILSGAWKASKGDFYNRPFSALASTDWRQIPGLASSAWTLWGLEKALGSQTTPTFAIAMSIDPSVPDSLLTAGQICLGRQDSISWKCVGSGTLRQGVWKSGDALGSRGVDPVRREVWAVVDRGGSYAALAEQTLAARPRPDVPGTILRSGRKLTFPGPLGLEDDVEIADASGRVLERGATRGRSWILGASIHGAIWVRSRHQGGWWSGEAGLYIP from the coding sequence ATGCTCCACAATTTCATCGCCCGGCTTCGCTCCAAATTCGACCTTCCCTTGTTCGCCCCCCGAAGGATATGCCTCCTCGCGATCGGCCTGGCCTTGGCGCCCCTGTCCGCCGAGCCCTGGAAATTCGCCGTGCTGGGCGACACCCAATGGCCCGACACCGCCCGCATTCCCGTGAAGAACGCCAGCGGCACGGTGCTCAAAGGCGCCGACGGCAAGGACTCCACGGTGATCGTGAACGCCGACAGCCTCAGCGGGTACATGAATCCCAACATGGTCCCGGCCTATTTCCTGCACCAGATCCACGGAAGGCTCGCCGACCACGGAGTGCGGTTCGTCCTGGCTGCCGGCGACCTCACCGATTGGCCTGCCTTGCGCTCCATGCGCACCCGGGCCACCTGGACGCAGGAGCTCTACGACGCGGGCATCGGCTTCTTCCCGGTCCGCGGCAACCACGATGAAGGCCCCGTGGCCGCCGCGGAGTTCCTGCGCGTGTTTCCGCAGACGAAAAACGGCATCATGCGCAACACCCCCGCCGACGCTTTCGTGTGGACCGACAGCCAGAACATCCATCCCCGCCTGGCCAATCGCGAAAAATTCACCATGGGAGAATCGTTCACCAGCCCCGCCTGCGCTCCGGGGCGCAGCTACGCGTTTCGCGACAACGGGATCACGTTCGCGCTCATCGACAACTTCATGGGGGTGAAGGCCGAGCCTTGCGCGGTCTCGAGCCAGCTTCCTTGGTTGGATTCGGTGCTGTCGGCCCGGCCCCAGGGGTCCAACGCCTTCGTGATCACCCACAAACCGGTGATCGGCGCCTGCCACGTGGACAACTTCTTCGGGGATTCGCCCACCTCGGATTCGGCGACCACGGCCAAGTTCTTCGAGATCCTCCATCGCAATCGCGTGGAGGTGTTCTTCGCCGGCCACGACCACCAGATGCAGCAGGCGATGGTGGAGGAACCCGGACCCCGTGCGCTGCGGATCCAGCAGCGCATCCTGCCCGGAGCCTCCTACAAGTTCTATCCCCCCTTGAAGGTGGACGAAGAACAGAACGTGCCGCGCTTTGGCAAGAAGCGCGAAATCCTCCTGGCCCAAGACCTGGGCACGGTCGGCTACACGGTGGTGGAAGTGGACGGTCCGCGCATCGAGTACTCGGATTGGGGGGCGCCCTCGGGCATCCAGTTCGGGGATCTCCTGGTGGCCCCCAATCTCGAGGGGCTTTGGACGCTCCGTCGCCGCTGGGGCGCATCGTCGCGGGGCCGGCAGACCCTCCTGGCCCAAGGCGACAGCCTGAAGACGCTTTCCGATTCCTCGGCGGGAACCAAGGTGCGGATCCTGTCCGGAGCCTGGAAGGCTTCCAAGGGAGACTTCTACAATCGACCCTTCTCCGCGCTCGCCTCCACCGATTGGCGACAGATTCCGGGACTCGCCAGCTCGGCCTGGACTCTCTGGGGCTTGGAGAAGGCCCTGGGCTCGCAGACCACCCCCACGTTCGCGATCGCGATGTCCATCGATCCTTCCGTGCCCGATTCCCTGCTCACCGCAGGCCAGATCTGCCTTGGACGCCAGGATTCCATTTCCTGGAAATGCGTGGGCTCCGGCACCCTCCGCCAAGGCGTATGGAAGAGCGGCGACGCGTTGGGTTCCCGGGGAGTGGATCCCGTCCGACGCGAGGTCTGGGCGGTGGTGGACCGGGGAGGCTCCTACGCCGCCCTCGCCGAGCAAACTCTCGCCGCCCGTCCGCGGCCGGACGTGCCCGGAACGATCCTTCGCTCCGGACGGAAACTGACTTTCCCCGGCCCTCTCGGGCTGGAGGACGACGTGGAGATCGCCGACGCATCGGGACGGGTTCTGGAACGGGGCGCCACGCGAGGGAGATCCTGGATCCTGGGAGCGTCCATCCACGGCGCCATCTGGGTGCGCAGCCGCCACCAGGGCGGCTGGTGGTCGGGCGAGGCGGGGCTGTACATCCCCTGA
- a CDS encoding D-alanyl-D-alanine carboxypeptidase family protein has protein sequence MKFSPPAASTHDAVLLGTIDAQEFIASSTSPPGAFGSFTAVQQIPYESIDPDWLQTQIDNGWPDIPFAMRAQHWTIDWGVDTGKIVLLRYRANNFKRGRPPANPNGELYQFNQGLFPWYLNSLYPGGIREATGIFVGDQITSNTGTRIAGTVHQENRIIFNGNPDHEIWSFEGEDTIRYSDFKGPAEVLIQNSMTNCPGNPPTASFEYSLRAVSDCKLLPFTPMTDPNALLVEEGQTPVLMQGLTPQLLASYQCLDQAVKAAGGALTVNSAVRPPQYQNHLYEVRQNKLRLDTLGTDTSGCQSILPEVRREWNKHKPGVTGKTSKHSLGKAIDMNWSPASIDIATLSRNCGLRRPLLNWKVMPEPWHFEN, from the coding sequence GTGAAATTTTCGCCCCCCGCAGCTTCTACTCACGATGCAGTCCTACTTGGAACCATCGATGCCCAAGAGTTTATCGCATCTAGCACGTCTCCCCCAGGAGCATTCGGATCCTTCACCGCTGTCCAACAAATCCCCTACGAATCAATCGACCCTGATTGGCTACAAACTCAGATTGACAATGGCTGGCCTGATATTCCCTTTGCCATGCGAGCCCAGCACTGGACAATTGACTGGGGTGTCGATACGGGAAAAATTGTTCTGTTGCGGTATCGCGCAAACAATTTCAAGCGCGGCCGCCCCCCAGCGAATCCAAATGGGGAGCTTTATCAGTTCAATCAAGGGTTGTTTCCATGGTATCTGAATAGCTTGTACCCAGGCGGCATTCGCGAAGCTACTGGAATCTTTGTGGGTGACCAAATAACGTCTAACACAGGAACAAGAATCGCGGGCACGGTCCACCAAGAAAACCGGATCATTTTCAATGGCAATCCAGACCATGAAATATGGTCATTTGAGGGCGAGGACACCATTCGCTATTCTGACTTCAAAGGTCCGGCTGAAGTCTTGATTCAAAACTCCATGACTAATTGCCCCGGAAATCCGCCAACTGCTTCGTTCGAATACTCCCTTAGGGCCGTGAGTGATTGCAAGCTTTTGCCGTTCACGCCCATGACCGACCCGAATGCTCTCTTGGTCGAGGAGGGGCAGACACCCGTCTTGATGCAAGGGCTGACCCCTCAACTCTTGGCATCGTATCAATGTCTTGACCAGGCGGTAAAGGCTGCAGGGGGGGCGCTGACAGTGAACTCCGCGGTGCGGCCGCCCCAGTATCAGAACCATCTTTATGAAGTGCGTCAAAACAAACTCCGCCTTGACACATTGGGGACTGATACCTCTGGCTGCCAATCTATCTTGCCTGAAGTGCGACGCGAATGGAATAAACATAAACCTGGCGTTACCGGGAAAACATCCAAGCATTCATTAGGGAAAGCCATTGATATGAATTGGTCTCCCGCAAGCATCGACATCGCTACCCTTTCCAGGAATTGTGGTCTGCGGCGGCCGCTTCTGAATTGGAAAGTGATGCCCGAACCATGGCACTTCGAAAACTAA
- a CDS encoding 1-acyl-sn-glycerol-3-phosphate acyltransferase, translating into MRPAGPIGRVFARIRATLFFGALFGSIFFFGFWLIPAAVVFKRASFIKWMCISWLNVFMPVFGLRYRVAGRENLLERRTIFVVNHQSWLDIPLIMAGVRYPAFLAKKEIASWPWFGAAMRVLRCVFVDRSDRRSRAQVGENVRREVHDGVDFCIFPEGTRSIDGNLQPFQGGAFRVAVDAGVLVTPVVIDETWWILNKKTFQLFPGTIRARILPGIDASLPENQDVKKLMAQVHAQMEQALAQMRAEPEASGRFPTA; encoded by the coding sequence GTGAGGCCTGCCGGCCCCATCGGTCGCGTGTTCGCCCGCATCCGGGCGACATTGTTCTTCGGGGCGCTGTTCGGTTCGATCTTCTTTTTCGGGTTCTGGCTGATCCCGGCGGCGGTCGTGTTCAAGCGGGCATCGTTCATCAAATGGATGTGCATCAGCTGGCTGAACGTGTTCATGCCGGTGTTCGGGCTGCGCTATCGCGTGGCCGGGCGCGAGAACCTGCTGGAGCGACGGACCATTTTCGTGGTCAACCACCAGAGTTGGCTGGATATCCCGCTGATCATGGCCGGCGTGCGCTACCCGGCTTTTCTGGCCAAGAAGGAAATCGCTTCCTGGCCATGGTTCGGTGCGGCCATGCGGGTGCTGCGCTGCGTGTTCGTGGATCGCTCCGATCGTCGTTCCCGCGCCCAGGTGGGCGAGAATGTGCGTCGCGAAGTCCATGACGGCGTGGACTTCTGCATTTTCCCGGAAGGCACGCGGTCCATCGACGGCAACCTCCAGCCTTTCCAAGGTGGCGCGTTTCGCGTGGCCGTCGACGCGGGGGTGTTGGTGACTCCGGTGGTGATCGACGAGACTTGGTGGATCCTCAACAAGAAGACCTTCCAATTGTTTCCCGGCACCATCCGAGCCCGCATCCTGCCCGGAATCGACGCATCGCTTCCGGAAAACCAGGATGTGAAAAAGCTCATGGCCCAGGTGCATGCGCAGATGGAGCAGGCGTTGGCACAAATGCGCGCCGAGCCGGAGGCGTCGGGGCGGTTTCCGACCGCCTGA
- the hisG gene encoding ATP phosphoribosyltransferase, which yields MIQIGIPSKGRLHEPIVALLKQSGYRFRVDGRSLRIPAGSDTSLVLLRTDDISTLVAAGILDAGISTQDIVEETSAQVVEVLKLDMGHCRIVVAVPENGEIQTPADLDGKTIATSFPKLAENFFQKHGATPRFVEVGGSCEAMVPLGLAQGIVDITETGSSLRDNGLKILSEIGSYQTVLVARPERAEDPEIKQLARRLKGAMIAQTYRLVEYNVPRAKLAEAEKITPGFQAPTVNSLEDPAWCAVRALVPVKQLGQVIDSLEALGATAILQFGIENCRL from the coding sequence ATGATCCAGATCGGCATTCCTTCCAAGGGGCGTCTCCACGAGCCCATCGTGGCGTTGCTCAAGCAATCCGGATATCGATTCCGCGTGGATGGTCGCAGTCTGCGGATTCCCGCGGGCTCCGATACTTCGCTGGTGCTTTTGCGCACCGACGACATCTCCACCCTCGTGGCCGCCGGCATCCTGGATGCCGGAATCAGCACCCAGGACATCGTGGAGGAGACTTCCGCCCAGGTGGTGGAAGTCCTGAAGCTGGACATGGGCCATTGCCGCATCGTGGTGGCCGTGCCGGAAAATGGCGAGATCCAGACCCCTGCGGACCTCGATGGCAAGACCATCGCCACGTCGTTTCCCAAGCTCGCGGAAAACTTCTTCCAAAAGCACGGCGCCACTCCGCGGTTCGTGGAAGTCGGTGGCTCCTGCGAGGCCATGGTTCCGCTGGGGCTGGCCCAGGGGATCGTGGACATCACCGAGACCGGCAGTTCGCTGCGCGACAACGGACTCAAGATCCTCTCCGAGATCGGCTCCTACCAGACGGTGCTGGTGGCCAGGCCCGAGCGCGCGGAAGATCCGGAAATCAAGCAGCTCGCGCGTCGCCTCAAGGGCGCGATGATCGCACAGACCTACCGGCTGGTGGAATACAACGTGCCCCGCGCGAAACTCGCGGAAGCCGAAAAGATCACGCCCGGATTCCAGGCGCCCACGGTCAATTCGCTGGAAGATCCCGCCTGGTGCGCGGTCCGGGCCTTGGTTCCGGTCAAGCAACTGGGCCAGGTGATCGATTCCCTGGAAGCTTTGGGGGCCACGGCCATCCTCCAATTCGGGATTGAAAATTGTCGTCTGTGA
- a CDS encoding phosphoribosyl-ATP diphosphatase, translating into MSNAVNASGLLEALDQVLEDRKSQDPSQSYVAKLYHKGLPKILEKIEEESRETIEAASEDGTDHLVYEVGDLWFHTLVLLHHKGRTGADVLQELARRFGVSGIVEKASRPPKE; encoded by the coding sequence ATGTCCAACGCCGTCAATGCATCTGGGCTTCTCGAAGCCCTGGACCAGGTTCTGGAAGACAGAAAAAGCCAGGATCCTTCGCAGTCCTATGTCGCCAAGCTCTACCACAAGGGCTTACCCAAGATTTTGGAAAAAATCGAGGAAGAATCCCGCGAAACCATCGAGGCCGCTTCCGAGGACGGAACCGACCACCTGGTTTACGAGGTGGGCGACCTCTGGTTCCATACGCTGGTGCTTTTGCACCACAAGGGTCGCACCGGAGCGGATGTGCTCCAGGAACTGGCGCGCCGCTTCGGCGTGTCCGGAATCGTCGAAAAGGCCTCGCGGCCTCCAAAGGAGTAA
- a CDS encoding serine/threonine protein kinase yields MAPIASGEPEATSQPGARTDPRIGEGSILGRCQLVSPIGEGSMGTVWEAWHTTLGIPVAVKVLRPCRDRDAEIRALQRFRQEAHIASRADHPSLVRVLDYGEDHHRPYLVMELVRGPTLEEWMRQFPACDERTALKVAGHIGIGLANLHQSGVVHRDIKPSNILIHPGRHVKISDLGLAGSPTSLDGQLAGTPHYLAPECVLRGCHDDSRSDLYAVGVILYRLLLGRLPFQGSTRAILHAQAWERPSWTIPDGIRLDAGTLYIVRSLLEKDPARRVQSAVELVQACREQVHRLDRRERLDSSSQESARPERSPETPLTKTERPTSPRREVGRFWRRAERWVRWFSRTFVP; encoded by the coding sequence ATGGCTCCCATTGCGAGCGGAGAACCGGAGGCGACTTCGCAGCCTGGAGCGCGAACCGATCCGCGGATCGGCGAAGGCAGCATCCTGGGGCGCTGCCAACTGGTTTCGCCCATCGGCGAAGGGTCCATGGGCACGGTGTGGGAGGCGTGGCACACCACGTTGGGCATTCCCGTGGCCGTGAAGGTCTTGCGGCCTTGTCGGGATCGGGATGCGGAAATCCGGGCATTGCAGCGGTTCCGCCAGGAAGCCCACATCGCCTCGCGCGCCGACCACCCCAGTTTGGTGCGGGTGCTGGACTACGGCGAAGACCACCACCGGCCCTATCTGGTGATGGAGTTGGTGCGCGGACCCACGTTGGAGGAGTGGATGCGACAATTTCCGGCCTGCGACGAGCGCACCGCACTGAAGGTGGCCGGCCACATCGGCATCGGTCTGGCGAACCTCCACCAGTCGGGCGTGGTCCACCGCGACATCAAGCCGTCCAACATCCTGATCCATCCGGGGCGCCACGTGAAGATCTCGGATCTGGGGCTGGCCGGCTCGCCAACCAGCCTGGACGGCCAGCTTGCGGGTACGCCGCATTACCTGGCTCCCGAGTGCGTGTTGCGGGGATGCCATGACGATTCGCGCTCGGACCTCTACGCGGTCGGCGTCATCCTCTATCGATTGCTCCTGGGGAGGCTTCCGTTCCAAGGCTCCACCCGGGCGATCCTCCATGCCCAAGCGTGGGAACGCCCCAGCTGGACGATCCCTGACGGAATCCGACTGGATGCGGGGACGCTGTACATCGTGCGCAGCCTGCTGGAGAAGGATCCGGCCCGACGGGTTCAGTCGGCGGTGGAGTTGGTCCAGGCTTGCCGCGAACAGGTGCATCGGTTGGATCGGCGGGAGCGGTTGGATTCCAGCTCGCAGGAGTCGGCCAGGCCGGAGCGCTCTCCAGAAACCCCGTTGACAAAAACAGAACGACCCACCTCCCCGCGAAGGGAAGTGGGTCGATTTTGGAGAAGAGCAGAGCGATGGGTCCGATGGTTTTCCCGGACCTTCGTTCCTTAG
- a CDS encoding serine/threonine protein kinase: protein MSNDSGSETIPVTPPVEREGFRAGEQLGRCQLVAPIGEGSTGVVWEAWHTTLAFPVAVKVLRASQEPDLASRMLGRFRHEAMLASRLDHPGFVRVFDYGEDHRRPYLVMELVRGRTLEAWMRTQGLVDQRTSLGVVGRICQSLSVLHRLGMAHRDIKPSNVLIGPTGQLKISDLGLASYPRSRGKGGTVSGTLPYLAPECFREDHPVDARADLFAVGVILHRLLFGRFPQVGANGIEVSDPRYDEGTLYLLRWLLEPDEHNRVQTAHDVARTCCDQAQWLERQGAMVV, encoded by the coding sequence GTGAGCAATGACAGCGGATCCGAGACGATTCCGGTGACCCCGCCTGTGGAGCGGGAAGGTTTTCGCGCAGGCGAGCAGCTGGGGAGATGCCAATTGGTGGCGCCCATCGGCGAAGGAAGCACGGGAGTGGTCTGGGAAGCTTGGCACACCACTTTGGCGTTTCCCGTGGCGGTGAAGGTGCTGCGCGCCTCCCAGGAGCCCGATCTCGCTTCGCGGATGCTCGGGCGGTTTCGGCATGAAGCCATGCTGGCTTCCCGGTTGGATCATCCCGGGTTCGTGCGGGTCTTCGACTACGGGGAAGACCATCGCCGTCCGTACCTGGTGATGGAGTTGGTGCGCGGGCGGACTCTCGAAGCATGGATGCGAACGCAAGGACTGGTCGATCAGCGGACCAGTCTGGGAGTGGTCGGGCGCATCTGCCAGTCGCTTTCCGTGCTCCACCGGCTGGGGATGGCTCACCGGGACATCAAGCCATCCAATGTTCTGATCGGGCCGACAGGCCAATTGAAGATTTCCGATCTGGGTCTGGCCTCGTATCCACGCTCGCGCGGCAAGGGCGGGACGGTTTCCGGAACGCTTCCGTATCTCGCGCCGGAATGTTTTCGAGAAGACCATCCGGTCGATGCGCGTGCGGACTTGTTCGCGGTCGGGGTGATCCTGCACCGACTCCTCTTCGGTCGCTTCCCGCAAGTCGGGGCGAACGGGATCGAGGTGAGCGACCCCCGATACGACGAAGGAACGCTCTACCTGCTGCGATGGTTGCTCGAACCCGACGAGCACAACAGGGTGCAAACGGCCCACGATGTCGCCCGGACCTGCTGCGATCAGGCCCAGTGGCTGGAAAGACAAGGCGCGATGGTCGTCTGA
- the hisA gene encoding 1-(5-phosphoribosyl)-5-[(5-phosphoribosylamino)methylideneamino]imidazole-4-carboxamide isomerase, whose product MTKPKLQFLPAVDLMDGCAVRLVQGKKDQKTVYSDAPWEIAQAWAQGGADRIHLVDLDAAFEGTAKNGLAVRRMVEACKCPTELGGGIRTVDDAARALEEWGVGRVIAGTVAARDPRVVEQMLKRFGADRVIVGIDARDGIAKVSGWTEGEGLRADDLGCAMKALGVRSCVFTDISRDGMLQGPNLPSTCSFAETTGLSTIVSGGISSLSDLQAIFDRAHPGIEGVIVGKALFDGRFSAPEAARILHGESA is encoded by the coding sequence ATGACCAAGCCCAAGCTCCAGTTCCTCCCCGCCGTCGATCTGATGGACGGATGCGCCGTTCGCCTCGTGCAAGGCAAGAAGGACCAGAAGACCGTCTACAGCGACGCGCCCTGGGAGATCGCCCAAGCCTGGGCCCAAGGCGGAGCCGACCGCATCCACCTGGTGGATCTGGACGCGGCCTTCGAGGGCACGGCAAAAAACGGCCTCGCGGTGCGTCGCATGGTGGAAGCCTGCAAATGCCCCACGGAACTGGGCGGCGGGATCCGCACGGTGGACGATGCCGCCCGTGCCCTGGAAGAATGGGGTGTGGGGCGGGTGATCGCCGGGACCGTGGCCGCCCGCGACCCTCGCGTGGTGGAACAGATGCTCAAGCGTTTTGGCGCCGACCGGGTGATCGTGGGGATCGACGCCCGCGACGGCATCGCCAAGGTGTCCGGCTGGACGGAGGGCGAGGGACTGCGCGCCGACGACCTGGGCTGCGCCATGAAAGCCTTGGGCGTGCGATCCTGCGTGTTCACCGACATCTCCCGCGACGGCATGCTCCAGGGGCCCAATCTCCCCTCCACCTGTTCTTTCGCCGAGACCACGGGCCTTTCCACCATCGTTTCCGGCGGGATCTCGTCGCTTTCCGACCTCCAGGCAATTTTTGACCGCGCCCACCCCGGAATCGAAGGGGTGATCGTGGGGAAGGCCCTGTTCGACGGACGATTTTCGGCACCCGAAGCCGCCCGGATCCTGCACGGGGAGTCCGCGTGA